Genomic window (Methanobacterium formicicum):
ACGGGCACTTCCACTGTACTCCAGAACCCTGATAAGTTCTCTTAGGAATTTCCTTGCTTCTTCCGGGGAAGTCATGTCTGGTTCAGTTACTATCTCAATTAATGGTATTCCCGACCGGTTAAAGTCAACGATTCCCATATCTGGCTTGTACTGGCCAGGATCCTCTTCCAGGTGAACCTCTCGGATGCGCACCCCATTGAGGTCTCCCTCGTATCCTATGGGGACTGAGGTCCTCTGGTATCCTGAGGAGAGATCCGGGTAATCGTAGTGTTTCCTCATGAAGTAGGTTACTTCCGGGCTGATCTTACAGCCCAGCATCAGGGCGATCATCACTGCCCCATCCAGGGCTGACTGGTTAGGGGGGTATGGTTTGGCTCCGGGCTGGTTTAAGCAGACGTAACAAACGTTGGTGTTGGGAGCTGCCTCCTGGTAGTTAGTGTGACAGGTGCAGAACAGTTTTGATTCTGTTTCAAGTTGAACGTGGATTTCCAATCCGCACTTCATCTTAATGGCTATTCCTCCTTGAAAATAATGAGTGATATAAATTAAACCTTATACTCTGTTTTAGTATTGAGACAACTTTTGATATATCTTTTTAGATAGGGCTCCAGTTCACTGCGGGGACTTTCACCTTCCAGGCAGGAAGTATCGGTGAAGGTTCCTTGAAGGTCTCGGCCGGCCCATTCTACTTCTTCTTCTACTCTTCTACCGTAACGGGTGCCGAACATCTTGAATAAGGGGAATTTGGTGATACCATTGGCACCGGCCAGTATTAGGGGTCCGATGTTGGCCAGGTTGTCCACCCAGGTTCCGGTGATGATCTCCAGCCGGGGAAACTTTATCCTGGTGGCGGCCACCACTCCAGCATAGTACAGTGATGCGGGTTGGGGTGTGTTGGCGTAGGGTGTTTCCGGGTGGGGGTTGAGTGAGTAGAATATGATACGGTCGATTCCTTGCTGTTCAATGAGTTCCCAGAGGTACTTAAGATCTTCCGGTGTTTCGCCCAGTCCCAGTATGATGGTTATGGCCTTTTTAAAGCCCAGTTCCCCTGCTTCGGTTAGCATGGTGG
Coding sequences:
- a CDS encoding radical SAM protein, producing MNLIQKIKDKQILELLQEANQTTLREHGNQITLERAVFLSWWCDKGDCSFCYMSSQKPLIRDPKKARRRVEAILAEAEMVRRMGWNIEFLSGGYGAFTTSEIRNIATEIHHITKNPVWLNVGITSELEAYGEEITGITGAVEVANPELHRKICPSKSLEDITTMLTEAGELGFKKAITIILGLGETPEDLKYLWELIEQQGIDRIIFYSLNPHPETPYANTPQPASLYYAGVVAATRIKFPRLEIITGTWVDNLANIGPLILAGANGITKFPLFKMFGTRYGRRVEEEVEWAGRDLQGTFTDTSCLEGESPRSELEPYLKRYIKSCLNTKTEYKV